A window of the Lolium perenne isolate Kyuss_39 chromosome 7, Kyuss_2.0, whole genome shotgun sequence genome harbors these coding sequences:
- the LOC139833774 gene encoding uncharacterized protein has product MSFSASSSTSASGAAALNITISEKLTRDNFLLWQTQVLPEIRGAQLFGFLDGSVEEPAKTVKTTDKDGAEVTVPNPEHAQWIAQDQTVLGFLVRNMAKEVLTQMVGLSTSAAVWKAVVEMFSAQSQSRMVHLRTKLNQCRKDDKSGQAYLDEIKSLSDEMAAAGKPMDTVDVISYILAGLDDDYDGFVAAITALMKAEKNVSLSDVYSQFMSYESRMEARNSGGGASVNAAHRGGRNGGRGRGPFPDQYHDQGGQFQYRDQRNNYDQRSNNYRGGYRGGRGNDGGGYRGGRGNGGRSYASGRSDEICQVCGKTGHTALNCWKRFQKSYHGPDKSAGAAYGSYGVDTNWYSDSGATDHVTGELEKLHVRDRYNGNEQIHTASGAGGALQFDDVDANPANSASAESFAQESGQNSAPDGVSGDFPGSGANPGDDSPVQTDQSLPPSGSGRVSPSDRTPSSVRASSAGDAVSARVEDAGSPAGASPGPRGGPSQSAGQSASAESSATGSSVAVSSDAQQHTGSGAASSSHVSAPGSTAESVLVASGVPGRPHTRSQSGISQPKQITDGRVRYDRVRFANFSSSGEPTSIGEALADPKWKAAMDEEYQALQHNNTWHLVPAGVGKNVIDCKWVYKVKRRADGSVDRYKARLVAKGFKQRYGIDYEDTFSPVVKAATIRLVLSIAVSRGWHLRQLDVKNAFLHGVLEEEVYMRQPPGYEGRPGLVCKLDKALYGLKQAPRAWYYRLSSKLQSLGFSASKADTSLFFYNKGGVSIFMLIYVDDIVVASSSEKAVAALLHDLGLDFALKDLGSLHYFLGIEVKKVHDGIILSQEKYANDLLGRVNMKMCKSVDTPLSVSDKLSVMDGEVLSSEDSTRYRSIVGALQYITLTRPDIAFSVNKVCQFLHAPTTVHWTAVKRILRYLQGTVALGLRLSRSSSTVVSAFSDADWAGCPDDRRSTGGFAVFFGSNLISWSARKKATVSRSSTEAEYKALANATAEVIWVQSLLTELGVSQDRVACLWCDNIGATYLSANPVFHARTKHIEVDYHFVRERVARRLLDIRFVPSGDQVADGFTKSLSVRQLVSFRRNLNLDKL; this is encoded by the exons ATGTCGTTCTCAGCGTCGTCCTCAACTTCGGCGAGTGGTGCAGCAGCCCTCAACATCACGATCTCGGAAAAGCTTACCCGAGACAATTTCCTGCTTTGGCAGACTCAAGTTCTTCCAGAAATTCGTGGAGCTCAACTGTTTGGCTTCCTCGATGGATCTGTGGAGGAACCGGCGAAGACCGTGAAGACCACGGACAAGGATGGGGCTGAGGTGACTGTTCCCAACCCCGAGCATGCGCAGTGGATCGCGCAGGACCAGACCGTACTAGGGTTCTTGGTCAGAAACATGGCAAAGGAGGTTCTCACGCAGATGGTGGGTCTCTCGACGTCCGCAGCAGTTTGGAAAGCCGTGGTGGAGATGTTCTCTGCCCAATCTCAGTCGCGCATGGTGCACCTTCGCACCAAGCTGAATCAATGTCGCAAGGATGACAAGTCAGGTCAGGCTTACCTGGATGAGATCAAGAGTCTCTCAGATGAGATGGCTGCGGCGGGCAAGCCCATGGACACTGTGGATGTGATCTCTTACATCCTAGCCGGGCTTGATGATGATTATGATGGCTTTGTTGCGGCGATCACTGCCTTGATGAAGGCGGAAAAGAATGTGAGTCTGAGTGATGTTTATTCTCAGTTCATGTCATATGAGTCTCGGATGGAGGCTAGAAACAGTGGTGGCGGAGCATCGGTGAATGCCGCACACCGTGGTGGTCGCAATGGTGGCCGTGGTCGAGGACCGTTTCCTGATCAGTATCATGATCAAGGTGGTCAGTTCCAGTATCGTGATCAGCGGAACAATTATGACCAGCGAAGCAACAACTACCGTGGAGGCTACAGAGGTGGCCGAGGTAATGATGGTGGAGGATACAGAGGTGGCCGTGGCAATGGTGGCCGCTCATATGCATCTGGGAGAAGTGATGAAATTTGCCAGGTTTGTGGCAAGACTGGCCATACGGCCCTAAACTGTTGGAAGCGATTTCAGAAAAGCTACCATGGACCTGACAAGTCAGCGGGTGCGGCCTATGGATCCTATGGGGTCGATACAAACTGGTATAGTGACTCTGGCGCTACGGATCATGTCACGGGCGAGCTAGAAAAGCTTCATGTTCGTGATCGCTATAATGGGAACGAGCAGATTCACACAGCCAGTGGAGCAG GGGGTGCTTTACAGTTTGATGATGTTGATGCTAATCCTGCTAACAGTGCTTCTGCTGAGTCATTTGCGCAGGAATCAGGTCAAAATTCTGCTCCAGATGGTGTTTCTGGTGATTTTCCGGGTTCTGGTGCGAATCCCGGAGACGATTCTCCCGTTCAAACTGACCAATCATTGCCTCCCTCGGGATCTGGACGTGTATCTCCTTCGGATCGCACGCCGTCCTCGGTCCGTGCGTCGTCGGCAGGCGACGCTGTCTCCGCGCGCGTGGAGGACGCGGGTTCGCCCGCCGGGGCATCTCCGGGCCCGCGTGGTGGCCCGTCGCAGTCTGCCGGGCAGTCTGCCTCCGCAGAGTCTTCTGCCACGGGATCTTCTGTGGCTGTTTCTTCTGATGCACAGCAGCACACAGGATCTGGTGCGGCCAGCTCGTCTCATGTGTCTGCTCCTGGATCTACTGCGGAAAGTGTGCTTGTAGCCTCTGGTGTGCCTGGTCGTCCTCATACACGGAGTCAAAGTGGTATATCTCAACCCAAGCAAATTACTGATGGTCGTGTTCGGTATGATCGTGTTCGCTTTGCAAATTTTAGTAGTTCTGGTGAACCTACCAGTATTGGTGAAGCACTTGCCGATCCTAAGTGGAAGGCTGCTATGGATGAGGAGTACCAGGCATTGCAGCACAATAATACCTGGCATCTAGTTCCTGCTGGTGTTGGCAAGAATGTGATTGATTGCAAATGGGTTTACAAAGTGAAGCGTCGTGCTGATGGCTCAGTTGATCGGTATAAAGCTCGTTTGGTTGCAAAAGGGTTCAAGCAACGCTATGGCATTGATTATGAGGATACTTTTAGTCCTGTTGTCAAGGCAGCTACTATCCGATTGGTCCTTTCTATTGCAGTTTCTCGTGGGTGGCACCTGCGTCAGCTAGATGTGAAGAACGCGTTcttacatggtgttctggaagaggaggtcTATATGCGGCAGCCTCCTGGCTATGAGGGGCGCCCAGGGCTTGTGTGCAAGCTTGATAAAGCTTTGTATGGTTTGAAACAGGCACCTCGAGCTTGGTACTATCGCCTCAGTTCTAAACTTCAGTCTCTTGGTTTTTCTGCTTCTAAGGCTGATACTTCTCTGTTTTTCTACAACAAAGGGGGAGTGTCTATCTTTATGCtcatctatgttgatgatattgttgTTGCTAGCTCATCAGAGAAGGCTGTTGCTGCTCTTCTGCATGATCTTGGACTTGATTTTGCATTGAAGGATTTGGGTAGTTTGCACTATTTTCTTGGTATTGAGGTGAAGAAGGTACATGATGGTATTATTCTATCTCAGGAAAAATATGCTAATGATCTGCTTGGGCGTGTGAATATGAAGATGTGCAAGTCGGTTGATACTCCTCTATCAGTGTCTGACAAGCTGTCTGTGATGGATGGAGAAGTGTTGAGTAGTGAGGATTCTACTCGCTATCGAAGTATTGTTGGTGCGCTTCAGTACATTACTCTGACAAGACCGGATATTGCTTTTTCTGTGAACAAGGTTTGTCAGTTCTTGCATGCACCAACTACAGTTCATTGGACAGCTGTTAAGCGGATATTGAGATATCTCCAAGGCACTGTAGCTCTTGGCTTGCGTTTGAGTAGATCTTCCTCTACTGTTGTTAGTGCTTTTTCTGATGCTGATTGGGCTGGTTGCCCTGATGATAGAAGGTCTACTGGAGGATTTGCTGTGTTTTTTGGGTCAAATCTGATCTCATGGAGTGCACGGAAGAAAGCCACTGTGTCTAGATCCAGTACAGAAGCTGAGTATAAGGCATTAGCAAATGCTACAGCTGAGGTGATTTGGGTGCAAAGTTTGCTCACCGAGTTAGGAGTGTCACAGGATCGAGTGGCATGTTTGTGGTGTGATAATATTGGAGCTACATATCTCTCTGCTAATCCAGTGTTTCATGCACGGACAAAACACATTGAAGTGGACTATCACTTTGTACGTGAGAGAGTAGCTCGGAGGCTCTTGGACATACGGTTTGTTCCTTCAGGAGATCAAGTGGCTGATGGTTTCACTAAGTCACTTTCAGTACGACAGTTAGTATCGTTTCGTCGCAATCTTAACTTAGATAAGTTAtga